Genomic DNA from Dysidea avara chromosome 10, odDysAvar1.4, whole genome shotgun sequence:
CTGAGGCAGAAATAGTCACAATTATCACACGAGAACATCTACACTTTGTGGGTGAGTGTTTGGGTAGTTGCACTGGAGGCAGAATAATTGTATAGTTGTAAATATTTGGTATGACCTATGTGACATCAAAAGTGGCAGCTGAAAATTTAAAATTACTGCAGTCATGGCATGCTAATCTCAAATAAATGGCAGGTATAACAGGTAGAATCTGTGGTGATATGACAAGATGAAGAATGGTAAGATGAATTGGAGTGAGCACGTTTATGCCTGAACCCATGTTATGTACTTATAAAATTTTGGAGAAATGTTGTTATGCTAACACTGGCCttccttggctgcacaacactaCCTCTGCATGTCCACATTGGGTTCCagtaatttgtaaaattttggtCTAGAAGTTGTCAATGTCAACTATTCTAGCACCCTCTCTGTTGTtacttaatagagcagtcaactagcAGTAATGAAGGTAAATTATAGTTAAGTACTAATTTATACTGATGCCACTACTAATAGTGTGTACTGTATTGAACTAGGTAATGAGAACACAGCTACACTGAACGTTTACAATAGTTGACTCAGCATATATATTCAGCTTTTGCCGTCATTGCAAGGAATTTGTGACACAACTATGTAACACCTGTTGCTATAGATGTTCGTTGTATACAGAGTCAATTTGTTTGGTTAAAAATTCTGCCAGTGGCAAGTGGCAAGGAGAGATGAAAGATGCTGACATACCACTAGAGGTAGATGGGAGCTCACTATTGTCAGAACTAGCCCAGAAGCTGATCACTAACAAGGTGTGATATAAGTATAGTAGTGCAATGTGAATTCTGTGTAATGTGGTCACTTACTGTTACAATAAAACCCCTTGAAAAGGACACCCTAAATTGTGGATCAACACTGTACATTTGTCAAATGATCatatttgtattagtgtactcAAAttaaaatcaggacaccttaatTAATAatcagggcacttgagtcaaaGATGACTTGCAATTGATGAAACAGGTTTTATTGTAGCAGTGAGTGAGGTCACACCGATAtccgtatgtgtgtatgtatgtcacAGGAGTACAAGTGGTTGTTGTTAACAACAGTATTCTCCTCTATGACATGGAATGACACATATGTCACTTACCCAACAACAAGAATAGCAACAGCAATTCTAGTAAGCCCAACAAGTACATGTACTGTGTATGGATTTGCGGGACAAAATAAATTCTTTTTTGGAGTTCCAACTAAATCTGTGTAGTTTTGTTGTGTTGAACTGAATCTTTCAAAAATATTTTGGACAACAGGTTCTTGAATTTGAAGCTTCAAAAATGTTGTCCCTTAAAATTCTACCCATAACGTTAAAATGGCAATTACCAGTGTTTTAATAAACCGCCTTCTCCAGGGCATTACAGGAGAGTGCACTGAAGACTACGTACAATTATTTGATTGTGCCTTGAAGGTGAGCAATGTCAATACTTTGTGTGTGCCATTTACTTCAATTGGTTTTGTATAGGCCTTGAAGATTCACCCACAGTCCCCACATATCGCCTTATTGTTATCTCTTGCACTGATGATGTATAAAGAACTGGTTTGTGATGTGTACAGAGTAGAACCTATTTATAATGGACACTTCAGTTTGACTAGAGGTTGGTCTCTTTTAAGGACCAGACCAGAAAGTTTTTGTATATTCAAACTTTTGGTCCAGAAAACACATTAATGAGGGGTTCTGCTATTGTCATAATACTCACTTATGATGTTGTTTACGTCACAGGCAAACTATGAGAGTACACAGGTCCTCCTACAACAATACAACAGCAGTGATGTGATGGTAGGGTGGAATATTGTGTatatatagtgggaaatttggCTGGAGCAAGGCCAGTTTGTGGCCAGCCCAGAATATGTTTGCTTTGAAGAAACACTgctttttcactacttttttcttccTCTACAATTTCCCGCTATAGAATATCGGAGTGATTGTCACGTGTGTTTGTTGTAGAAACTGAACAAGGCTATCACAAATAACTACCCAGTGAAGAAACAACGTGAAATGTTAACTAGACTTGTATTAAACACCACTGCTTGTAACCATACATAACTGTATGAACCATCCAGTACAGTGGACAAGTACAAGGAAAGATTAGGAATTCTACATTCGATTataatgaaaagtagtgaaacaagggaggcagATATACTATTATtgacactttacagtgaccagcactctGACAGCAACTTGACCTTCATCCTTCATAAtttatccctacttcagtcatcgGTATATacgaagtagggattaaatgcccACTAGTATGTCAGCAGGTGTAagcgacctctcttgtttcactacttttacaGTATCATAGATTTACGTTTCCTCTTTGTCTCATTTCTTCCATGTATTTGTGGGTAACATGTCAATTGTTTTGTTATTTTAACCTTTCCTTTACACTCAGTCAAAATCTTGACATTATTGAGATGCAGAAAACATCTCAGAGTCatccagtggtgacttgatccccacaATAGGGTgcagtgttcagttataaaaaaATACTCTTATCCCATAATGCTAGTAATACTAGAAGAAAGAATCATTCATTGAGTGATGAGTACATGTATTGAGTTGAATGCATTGAAGCAACCAGCCTAACGTTTAATGTGGCAAAGGTATAAACCCAATCATTTCACTCATCCAAACACCAGGGTGGTCCCTAGTAGACATCCTGCTAAAGACTGTTCACATCTTGTACACCTCAAGTTGATTTGTTGCCACTGAGGACTAACACACTGTGTAATAGTTCATCACAATTGGAACAACTGATAAATGGCTCATGTAACCATGTTGATGAGTAGCATGTCTTCATTTCACCTGCAGCCATTACTTCTTGTACTATCTTTCTCCGTACCGATAATTCTTCACTGTAGCTCCTCTGGATTGTACAGCAGTGTGCATCTGTGTGAAACACCAAGATGAACACTATGTACATCCTAAACACCAGGGGGTACCACAACATACGTACACACGTGTACACCACCAGAGTCATGTCGACCCAGTAAAATTGGGGCACTTGTGTATCTTGAGATAGCAAAGGGACACATACACACTTACATATGGTCATTGgtgtgatgatgtcatcattacacATCAGTTCACTAGTTGCTTTAATGTTTACACACAACTTGTTCAACATCTCCACCACACCACACTACATCATAGAGAGAAGAATAATTGCTAGGCTTGTACCAATTATGCCAGAAAATTCTGGGCATATCTCAGCATAACAAAAGCAACTTGCCAGCATAActggatgattttccaaaatgtGCATGTCATGCAAGAAAATTTTCTAAAATGTGCACACATTTACATTTAGATATTATTGTtactgtttcttggctgattattcagtctaatagagcagtcactctaatatagcagtcagaaTATGCTGAATTGTGCAAATGTTCTATGACCCACTTGGAGATAGTTTTCTTTTAAACAGAGACCCATTTATATCGAGATGCAGCTGATACCATCTGTCCTGCTGGATACGTAATCACAGCAACACACAACAGAACCAAATATGGTGGGGATGTAATTATTCTTGTTGAGGACTATATTGTTTTGATGAGATCGATACTCAGTTTTTCTGTTGCTAAGGCTGCTGAAGATTTCCGAATCCTTGTGATTTTAGAACTTTAGATCGTAGCTAGCAGGTCACAGTTGGAATCGACTTCCTGCAGATTTATTATAGAGGGACGGGTGGAGAACTATACCTAAAGATGCACAGAGACTTTTAATGATAATGTATGTATGCCCACAACAAAATGCTGTtatataccctaataaaacggTCAGGATCATCTTGGTGATGACATAGTtatgagcactgctcaaaagcataataggttagtTTCAAATCGTAAATGGCTCAAGCCTTGTATACTACTAGTTAGTCTATAGGTCTCACCTTTGTGGGATTAATGTAGTGTACTAGACTAGCTGGGATAGATGCAAAATACCATGTCATCCAGTACTGTTTTGTATAAAGGCCCAACACTATTATTTTATCTTGTGATTTAATTGTGGGTAACACTATCAACCTAGATTCTAAGGATCAAAGGGCCAGATGACTGcaccaagatactctaatacaacagtcaactgATCACATTACTTGGTAAAATAGCTAAGTGGTCACATGCAATTCTCTATTTTCAAGAATCTCAAAGATCTAATACAATTTCCTTCTTGTAGTAACTCGTTTTGAGCCATTAGCTATGTTGATTGAataaaatttgttttattgctTCTTTCCAGTAGACTATTAGCATGGCATTTACACCCGTAATTTTTTAAAACCAAAATGGCTTACAGATTTAATCTCAAGTGATCTTTTACTTCAGAATTTTTCTGTGCCATGGAAGCTAAAAATAATTAAGCATAAACTGAACTAATTGCTACCATAAAAACAAAATTATTAGAATGAAGGTGAAAGAGACTTTGTATATAAAAGCCATCAGATGCAATTTCAGAGCATCTGCTGGAAGTATCCCCTCCTAGTTTTGTATGCTTTGCATACACAGtgtgcatcacatgatctctcGACTACAAATAGTGGACTCTCATCATGTCAAGCATACTCATCTGCTAATTCTGGGATGACTTGAGAAAATGAAATAAGTTTTAAACTTCGCAGCAGATTGAGCTCAAGTGATTGTTCAGATAATAGTAAAAAGACTGAATGAGAGAAATTATACAATGCTTAAGGTGTCAGCTgtaaatcacaaactttattcTTCTATCCAATCATGTAAATAGATACAGTTGTAGCATGGACCAGCTGCTTTTTCCTTTGAagctgacacacaggcactcagtCAAGGCCACTAAATTTGGACTGAGTCAATGGTCAAGGATGAATAATTGACCAAACCTTTGTCACTAAACCTCATGTCACACACAAAAGTAAGTCAAGGTGgccagtcaagactttgaccactGTCACGGTTGGAAAACGACAGTGCATACCTACATGTATTACAACCCCTTGTTCCAAAGTTAACAGACTGGCCCAGCAATACAAGGTAGATGCAACAGTGTTGGCATACTTACCAGTTCTAGCTCCACTAGTAGCAGTTTACCAACCGCTTCTTTTCTGTCAATGGAGAATTTAGCTTGGCTGTAGGAAAAAAAACAGCAGGCGCTTAATTGACTAATGAAAACCCATAATTATGGAGCTTACGATATTGTTTGCAGTTCATTCAGTCCTCGAACACTAATTCTTTTCCACTGCTGCACGGAATTGTGAAACTTCACGCAACATCTCGAGAGTTGACCTTCCGTCGACGTAATCATTGTCATGCGCATATAGTGGGAGGCGCTTATATTTATACAGTCGTCGTACTTTTGTAGTTAATTTTCCACTGTTCGAAAAGTTACTGGTACAATATGTCTGGAAAAGAGAGAATCATAGTGTTCCCTTCTCGAATGTAAGTACTCCTAAATGTCAAGACAATTACAATATGATGGGCATTATTTGGAATCATAGTGTGTTGCATTATTCTTACACCCTTTAGGGCTTTGACTCAAATGAAAATGAGACTGAAAGGTGCAGAGAAAGGGCACAGCTTGTTGAAAAAGAAATCTGATGCTTTAACGTTGAGGTTCAGACAGATTCTGGCCAAAATCATAGAGGTAATGATACAGAATAGCAAACTATATTTACTGAGCCCCTGCTAGACTAAGCAATTGATGGGAGATGctatgaaacaagctggaatctCTTTGGCTGAGGCAAAGTTTGCAGCAGGAGATTTTTCGTCAGTCTAACTATGCTTACTCTAGTTACATTGTGTTTTGCTATGCCTTTTCCTTTTAGACACACTATTGTGCATAATGTGGACAAGGCTCAGAGCAAAGTGAGGAATAAGAGAGACAATGTAGCAGGTAAGATGCTATTAAACTAGCACAACAGTGAACATGCATTACTTGCAGGAGTAACACTGCCTTTGTTTGAGCATTATGCTGATGGAGCAGATAGTAAGTGACTGTGagtgtagagtgtgtgtgtacacCCATACATGTCAAGGTTTGCACTGGTCAAGCTAATATATAAAATAACGTGTCAAAATAACTATTTTGACATGTTTtacatggggggggggggggggggggaagaaGGGAGTGATGATTTTCAAGAGTCATAACATGACGGGATTGATTGACAATTTTTCCTCCAAAGTTTCTTCTATGTGGTGTACTGGACTTTTGACATGTCATCTTATTGAAATTCTATTTTTACAGCATATGAGTTAACAGGCTTATCTAGAGGTGGCCAGCAAGTACAGAAGTGCAAGGAAATATTTGGAAAAGCTATTAAACTGTTGGTAGACCTTGCTTCCTTGCAGGTATATTGTAAAGAGGTTTGTCATTTTTAACACATGTGTGTGACACAATACAGACATCATTTGTTACACTGGATGAGGTCATCAAGATTACTAATAGAAGAGTGAATGCCATTGAGCACGGTGAGACTAATATTTAGTGTATCCATAATAGTATAGTGGTGTAGCTAGCCCCCAAGATTTGCCAAATTGTGTATTTTTTCaaaaaagcatgaaactttccacgtAAATAGTACTCCTCGTGACGTGCATTTTTTGATAGAATGCCATCGCTGATATGACCTTTGTGGCCACTTTTGCACagaaatttgaccatttctgtctTTGTCTCCTTGAGGAAATAATTGACATGGTAAAGGTTTTGTTGAacaaaacaacttggtttttatttgaagttgatagataattccattttgaagttatgatcacttttattagctgcaaaattctttgagtttacctgcccttgggATATAAATTACCCATGGGGTGATAAATTATCTCAATATTAAGTAAATTATCTCAAAATATAAATGAACATAACTTTAAACTATTAAAAACTAAGTTGTTTcgttcaacaagatctttattttggtaccaagtatttaatgcctcagggagataaagacagaaatgatcgAATTTCTGTGCTATAAAGGTCACCATACATCAtatctgtgatggcactatatcaaaaaatttgTCATGAGTACCACtaatgtggaaagtttcatgcttttatgaaaaagttcACAATTTTTGCATTGTGCCGTTATACTATATAGAAATAGAACTagggttctgcccacactggttGATAGTGACCGATGTGGCCACCATCATATGAAAATGACCAGTACAGTGGCAGTACTGATGATATTTTTGACCAGCACATTGTTATAGACTTGTCGATGTATTTGTGTTTGCAGAATTTGCACTTTAAATATATTTCAAATATGTCTTCAGTCTGTGTTGATCCACCACTCTGTTATGCCTGGATAGAGACCATGCTCAAAGTTGTTTTGATTATACAGTGCTTTCTCAATTATCTCTGACCAAGacgtgttcagataatcaaaaagtttggataatcgaagcccattcatttacatacagagctctgttcagttactctaatagaatgcacaccttagacaaagaacagtcatttctattgttcagataattgaggggGCACTGTATGATTTGTGTTTCAGTTGTCCCAGTATAGGGAAGTGTGTATACTATCTGTACTCTGAAGGCAACCCAATTGCTGGTTGTATGGGATGGTTCTATAGGGGGTATTCTAAATCAAGACTGATCATCCTGAATAAGCATCTCAATATTGCAGATATTATTAACCCTTTTATTTCCATATGtacctgataccttcagacaagtgtaatacctcaataatggctaaggctacaggcttgcttttttcacagtttgacgTTGTACttcgtcccgagatgtgccttttggcatactgcagcacgtaaaatgcatgcatcatagacttacctttgtcctcctttgtgtcccatttctttttgctaacagctcaaggtgttgattcgtggtAGCGAGGTGCATGGCTTTCCTATATGTTTGTATTAAAcaggaattgtctgtattttccgtggtgactggattgattgcagaggcgctgtTCTTCGTATGTAACACTATGTAAcggttgaacatagctgcaagcgaagcgtaatggctacttcactttcaagtcagtaattgatagttggggcgtgCATTCAGATGTCTGGTGCTATcgtttcttttgatgcggtatgtgtgggttcaccagtcatagcaatgttacaaaaaagtaaacaaacaagtataaggaaaaattagggattTTTCCCCTTATActtgtacagtagaacctcgattatccgaatctcgattatccgaaccctcgattatccgaacagtataagtgactgctctattagagtatttcgtcataAAGTGaacgttttattagagtagtgtatgttctattagagtagttgaacagaactccctataaaaatgaatgggcttcatttatccgaacaaattcacttatctgaacacttttatgattgaactggcacacaggtgttcggataatggaggtcctactgtacttattATTGTAGTGTATTAAACAGCTTTCATATAATAACTCATTGTAGAACAGCAGAAGGGTAGCACTTGGCTTGTACACCTGTGCTATGTATCATTGTACTCAAAATTTAACAGCCAATGTCTAAATATTGGCATTTGGAATTCAATGGGTTATTATCACAGCAATGTTGTGTTGAGAGTTTAGGCTCCAAAGCTTAAACAGTGAAGTTGTTGTGCTTTGCACAATATGTTTCCATAAATTTAGTCAAAGTGTAAATTTATTTAAAGGTTTTTGCTGCAATGAGATAACCCTCCTTTCCAAAGGTTACCATTCATCATATATGGTCCAGCGTTGGGTTATTGCTAAtgatatagtgtgtgtgtattcaTTTAATTTTTGACATGTTTTTAAGCAAAGTGATTAAAGTTTACTACCTCTTTGATAGAGATATAAAAGTGTGGTCCAAGGCTTTCTCTGTATCACTTTTGCTAATGCACTAAACTTGGTACAAAACCTTTGCAAATTTACACTATGGGAATTTAGTGTGAAGGTAATGCTGACCTGTTCTTTGTTGCTGCCTGTATAAAAATCTATCCCTTTAAACTAGCCATCTCAAATTACCTGTGTGACATGGCCACCTTGAAGGGGTCAGATCTTACCGAATTGTTTTAGTCTCTTGGAGAACTTTTACTGTGCTAACATTTAAACGTTTAATTTTTACAGTAATCATCCCTCGTATCCAACGAACGATTGACTACATCGTCACTGAACTTGATGAGCGAGAAAGAGAGGAATTTTTTAGGTAATGTTTGTAAGTCAAGTAATAGTCAATCATACTACTAACAGACTGAAGAAGATTCAAGAGAAGAAAGAGATACAAAGGGAGAGAGATGCTAAAGCAAAAGCAGCTTGGGGTATCAGTCAAGGAGATGCTGGTATGTGACATTGGTAACATGTCCGCGACTGTGATATTTCAATTTGTTAGATGAAACTGACTGCAAAGAAATATTTGACACTAGCCAAGATGAAGATTTATTATTTCACTgaattatgtaaaattttaatGATAAGAAATAGTGTGCCATATAAATCTTGACAATTGAAGGGGTTAAGAATATTGGGagtaaaattttgatgaaatgctTCAATATTAGCTTTTAGCAGGGAAAATTTTGTCCAACTGCAAGCAAATTGTCATTGTGCTATGCAGTATCTTgatagtatcaagacacacggtagtgtgtcgtgcggtccaagaagccggcgcgcaacacccgtgagtatattgacaggaagaaagaaaacgcaattctCGCACcgccgtagctctgtgctgccttgacgatttttgctgtgaacactcCCTctaacttcagcactccacattccaaatttgagcgaaatcgcttcaagcgttcccgagatatgcgacttcaaaaattggcttaatttcttcggttttatgattatgattatgattatgattactgaaaacacagttacaaactgatatgttcaggtaaggaaaaaacattacaaatcacatagatgagagtcagttataatttatctaaaaatacttgtagagattgggattctattgtgtcagttggtaaattgttccaatcgcggatagatttggggtaatagctgaatttataatgatctgttctagcaaacggaatctcaaaatggaaggggtggtggtggcgggtgggatatgtggtgttggtgaaataatttgggactgttaagactgatgaggagtaaacaatgttgtagaatacttttaatctagtcacgtatcgtcggtgttgaagtgatggccattgtagtttttttttcttatttttcttccttttcacatacttacaaaaactgctataaaacgcgaacgccatatccgattgccttgaaatttggcacacagaagaggggggagggggtacaaaggcgcatctcggtaccaaccctggcaggaatacgataaacaggcaaagttatgagcgattattcacgaaaaataacaccaatatgttgtcacgcctacagggtaaaccgcgtatgggaagaagctgaaaatcggtgggttaaaaaaaatatatattaaaaaAACTGAAAAAATAAAAAGAGTGAATAGGGTagctattgaacctcaaaccttttgtggtttgaaagaaatcgagctaaaaaccaggaagatacaacgaaaaaaccaacagtgtgtaacaactacgcaatcgagattagctaataaaaaacgactgcttgccacgcctaccagataaaccgcttggggtaatgctttgaaaatcgctgtattattattattgttattgttaattagcaaagcccactaggggcaacacgctaatgagcattacaatcacatgcatattatattatattacttacagcgttcttaaatgtttcaagatctattgtgtcgatgttaggaatttgaagggagttccattgaataattgttcgagggaggaaggagtatttgtacacatcaactcttgtttgcaattgagttagcttgagaggatgttgagcacgggtggaggacactggagttggtgacggtaagcaatgatcaggtattgctagtaagttcctgacaatcttgaataggaagatggagtaatcatcttagaaaggctcttcaatggtgtagaagaatcagacttaaagccacggagttataacacgaaatccaacttggtgtagcaagtgcgagatcgagatactctaatagagcagtcatcctaatagagcagtcaccttgaagagaattcaagagatcagctagaaacaggtaacctgtatagagatgagctacaaagaaaccaccatgtagagagttcagctacaaacaaatcgccctgtagagagatcagctagaagaagttaccttgtagagagttcagctacaaagaaaccgtcatgtagagagttcagctgcaaacaaaccacatgtagagagttcagctacaaacaaatcgccctgtagagagatcagctagaagaagttaccttgtagatagttcagctccaaacaaatcaccctgtagagagatcagctagaagaagttaccttgtagatcgttcagctacaaacaattcaccctgtagagagagcagctcaccttgtagagtattcagttacaaagaaaccatcatggagagttctgtaataaatatatgtattatatgtatataatttgtacatttactgataaaatcagaaatatttaaagtacatctgcttcatcttttcttcttcctgtggtaaagaaataagatatgtttaaaaagtcccaaagccggcctattttggggtatacaaatacaaaaagaagtgaaatctaatccaaaacagccaagctgtaaaaaaagaatgcggccctcaaaatggctatggtgaaaaaagatgtggaatccaaggtggcggccaagaaat
This window encodes:
- the LOC136267924 gene encoding uncharacterized protein, which encodes MRMTMITSTEGQLSRCCVKFHNSVQQWKRISVRGLNELQTISQAKFSIDRKEAVGKLLLVELELCGVVEMLNKLCVNIKATSELMCNDDIITPMTIYAHCCTIQRSYSEELSVRRKIVQEVMAAGEMKTCYSSTWLHEPFISCSNCDELLHSVLVLSGNKST
- the LOC136267923 gene encoding V-type proton ATPase subunit D-like, which encodes MSGKERIIVFPSRMALTQMKMRLKGAEKGHSLLKKKSDALTLRFRQILAKIIETKQLMGDAMKQAGISLAEAKFAAGDFSHTIVHNVDKAQSKVRNKRDNVAGVTLPLFEHYADGADTYELTGLSRGGQQVQKCKEIFGKAIKLLVDLASLQTSFVTLDEVIKITNRRVNAIEHVIIPRIQRTIDYIVTELDEREREEFFRLKKIQEKKEIQRERDAKAKAAWGISQGDADETDCKEIFDTSQDEDLLFH